In the genome of Salmo trutta chromosome 18, fSalTru1.1, whole genome shotgun sequence, one region contains:
- the LOC115152627 gene encoding tyrosine-protein kinase Mer-like produces the protein MTPYPGIQNHEIYDYLLEGHRLKQPTDCLDELYETMYSCWRTDPLDRPIFTQVRELLEKLTEKLPEVSTSKEDIIYINTSFAEEEHGVCADPHLDLPLFSTSPSCSHSNQFSSSPSCCHLFSSSPSCSQTRPDLPLFSS, from the exons ATGACGCCGTACCCTGGCATCCAGAACCATGAGATTTATGACTACCTACTGGAGGGCCACAGGCTGAAGCAGCCAACTGACTGCCTAGATGAACT GTATGAGACCATGTACAGCTGTTGGCGTACTGACCCCCTGGACCGCCCCATCTTCACTCAG GTAAGAGAACTGTTGGAGAAGCTGACAGAGAAACTTCCAGAGGTTTCTACCAGCAAAGAGGACATCATCTACATCAACACCAGTTTCGCTGAGGAGGAGCATGGGGTTTGTGCAGACCCCCACCTAGATTTGCCGCTTTTTAGCACCTCCCCTTCCTGCAGTCATAGCAACCAATTCAGCTCCTCCCCTTCCTGTTGCCACCTGTTTAGCTCCTCCCCTTCCTGCAGCCAGACGAGACCGGACCTCCCCCTTTTCAGTTCCTAA